CTAATTTTGATGACCCTTGAGCAAATCGAGGATCTTCAATCATCCCCATTGGGCCGTTCCATAAAACAATTTCACTTCTCTGCACCAATTGTTCTAGAACCTCAATAGAGTGATTAGATAAATCAAGGATACTAAATTGATTTTGATCACTTAGACGATCTATAGAAAAAGATTGCCCATCATTCAAGACTACGTCTGTTGGTAAATGAATTTCACAACCTGTTTTGTTCGCCAATGTATATATATCTTTGATCATTTCTTCTGAGCCCTCTTCTAAAAGAGATTGGCCAACCGCTATGCCTTGATATTTTAAAAAATTATTGGCCATTGCCCCGCCAATAAAAATATTGGAGCAAGATTGCGTTAGAGATAAAAGTGTTTTGATTTTGGTTGAAACTTTAGAGCCTCCAATAATTGCTAATTTTCTTTTGGTAGAATTCTTAATATCATTGATTGCCGTGACTTCTTTTAAAAAATTTAATCCTGGAGCGGAGAGAATATTTTTAGCCATTTGATTCACTGATGCATGACTTCGGTGAGATGCAGAAAAAGCTTCGTTGATGAAAAGATCTAATTCATTTGTGATTGATTGACTAAAAGATTCATCATTTTTTTTCTCGCCTTCAAAAAAACGAATGTTATCTAAGAGTGTAATTTTATTTGTGCTTTCATTAAATTGCTTTAGACCATTTTGCAAAAATTCTTCATAAGACAAAAGATTGATTTCATATCTTAAAATATCTGAAAACTGATCAATTAAATTAGTAAATGAAAATTTTTCATCGAACATTTCTTTCGGTCGACCAAAATGAGAAAGTAATAAAATCTTACATTCATTTTTTAGAACAAAATCAATAGTGTCTTTGGCTCTTAACAATCTTGTGTTGTCAGTCACCTGAAATAAATCATCAGTGGGGACGTTAAAGTCCACTCTGATGCCTACATTTTTAATATTTTGGAAATTAATTTGATTGAGATTTTTCATATTTGTTCACATTTTTTAATGATTTTCCACTAGATTGCTACCACTATATATAGTATAAAATACCTCATAAGGAGAACTATATAGAGTAGGTTAATATCATGTCTTGGAATACACAAAAAGTTGAAGATCTAAAAAAACTTTGGAATGAAGGCGTTGCGACTAGCCGAATTGGTGAGCAACTTGGATTTACTAAAAATGCAGT
The window above is part of the alpha proteobacterium HIMB59 genome. Proteins encoded here:
- a CDS encoding Phosphoglycerate kinase (PFAM: Phosphoglycerate kinase) — encoded protein: MKNLNQINFQNIKNVGIRVDFNVPTDDLFQVTDNTRLLRAKDTIDFVLKNECKILLLSHFGRPKEMFDEKFSFTNLIDQFSDILRYEINLLSYEEFLQNGLKQFNESTNKITLLDNIRFFEGEKKNDESFSQSITNELDLFINEAFSASHRSHASVNQMAKNILSAPGLNFLKEVTAINDIKNSTKRKLAIIGGSKVSTKIKTLLSLTQSCSNIFIGGAMANNFLKYQGIAVGQSLLEEGSEEMIKDIYTLANKTGCEIHLPTDVVLNDGQSFSIDRLSDQNQFSILDLSNHSIEVLEQLVQRSEIVLWNGPMGMIEDPRFAQGSSKLAHLLANSSCDVVIGGGDTLLAINIAGVSFDHYHFVSTAGGAFLEALEDKELPGIIALQ